The following coding sequences are from one Streptomyces sp. NBC_01232 window:
- a CDS encoding SDR family NAD(P)-dependent oxidoreductase — translation MSKNGAGVRPESPVALVTGASGGLGQALALELDALGCRVAVHYNSSRQGAEAVREKLTNPSVLVTGDVGSWEATQALYERISAELGPVDVLVNNGAIRKDSLMAMQNPADWAQVIQTNLIGSFHTARVSVPYMLRKRWGRVINIVSPSGIIATAGQTAYSASKAGLIGFTRTLAAECGRRGVTVNALSPGFMITGMTNTLPDRVIEGMEDKAPIPRFVTVEEVARSAGLFLDQDCMTGQVISIDSGVSIT, via the coding sequence ATGAGCAAGAACGGTGCGGGCGTCAGGCCCGAGTCCCCGGTCGCGCTCGTGACCGGCGCCTCGGGCGGCCTCGGCCAGGCCCTGGCGCTGGAACTGGACGCGCTGGGCTGCCGGGTCGCGGTCCACTACAACAGCTCCCGCCAGGGCGCGGAGGCCGTCCGGGAGAAACTGACCAACCCCTCGGTCCTGGTCACCGGCGACGTCGGTTCGTGGGAGGCCACCCAGGCCCTCTACGAGCGGATATCGGCCGAACTCGGCCCGGTGGACGTACTCGTCAACAACGGGGCCATCCGCAAGGACAGCCTGATGGCGATGCAGAACCCGGCCGACTGGGCCCAGGTCATCCAGACCAACCTGATCGGCTCCTTCCACACCGCCCGCGTCTCGGTCCCGTACATGCTGCGCAAGCGGTGGGGCCGGGTCATCAACATCGTGTCCCCGTCAGGCATCATCGCCACGGCCGGCCAGACCGCCTACTCGGCCTCCAAGGCGGGACTGATCGGCTTCACCCGCACCCTCGCCGCCGAATGCGGCCGGCGCGGGGTGACGGTGAACGCACTGTCCCCCGGCTTCATGATCACCGGCATGACCAACACCCTGCCGGACCGGGTCATCGAAGGCATGGAGGACAAGGCCCCGATCCCGCGGTTCGTCACGGTCGAAGAAGTCGCCCGCAGCGCCGGCCTCTTCCTCGACCAGGACTGCATGACGGGCCAGGTCATCAGCATCGACAGCGGCGTCTCCATCACCTGA
- a CDS encoding class I SAM-dependent methyltransferase encodes MTTVAPKSVDPEVDAIRHHYEVSNDFYRLLLGPTMMYSGGYWEDGEDLVATLDEAQERKLDKFAELANVSAGRTGRVLDIGCGWGTMLNRLTTVHGAEQAVGLTLSRTQEAFIAGLDNPRITTLVQSWADYKVADDSEKYDAAFCINALEHFVSSNLPPKERTKRYRYFFQQVANALNPGAKFVLHTMTAEALPMNRALLDDLKFLQRSEFEGCHIPHLSELSAAAEGLFEIDEIVNERESFAMACRAWLVLLAERRDEAVAMEGEEVVSRFERYLDIFAYTLEDKFFNNFRVTITRR; translated from the coding sequence ATGACAACGGTCGCCCCCAAGTCGGTGGACCCCGAGGTCGATGCGATCAGGCACCACTACGAGGTCAGCAACGATTTCTACCGGCTGCTGCTGGGCCCCACGATGATGTACTCCGGCGGCTACTGGGAAGACGGCGAGGACCTGGTCGCCACCCTCGACGAGGCGCAGGAGCGCAAGCTCGACAAGTTCGCCGAGCTCGCCAATGTCTCCGCCGGCCGTACCGGGCGCGTCCTGGACATCGGCTGCGGCTGGGGCACCATGCTCAACCGCCTCACCACCGTGCACGGTGCGGAGCAGGCGGTCGGCCTGACCCTGTCGCGCACGCAGGAGGCGTTCATCGCCGGCCTGGACAACCCGCGGATCACCACGCTGGTCCAGAGCTGGGCCGACTACAAGGTCGCGGACGACAGCGAGAAGTACGACGCGGCGTTCTGCATCAACGCGCTGGAGCACTTCGTCTCCTCCAACCTGCCGCCGAAGGAGCGCACGAAGCGCTACCGGTACTTCTTCCAGCAGGTCGCGAACGCCCTGAACCCGGGTGCGAAGTTCGTGCTGCACACCATGACCGCCGAGGCGCTGCCGATGAACCGGGCGCTCCTGGACGACCTGAAGTTCCTGCAGCGCTCGGAGTTCGAGGGCTGCCACATCCCGCACCTGAGCGAGCTGAGCGCCGCGGCGGAGGGTCTCTTCGAGATCGACGAGATCGTCAACGAGCGCGAGTCGTTCGCGATGGCCTGCCGTGCCTGGCTGGTCCTGCTGGCCGAGCGCCGGGACGAGGCCGTGGCCATGGAGGGCGAGGAGGTCGTCTCGCGGTTCGAGCGCTACCTCGACATCTTCGCGTACACCCTCGAGGACAAGTTCTTCAACAACTTCCGCGTCACCATCACGCGCCGTTAA
- a CDS encoding 3-oxoacyl-ACP synthase III family protein produces the protein MTGFDITGWGMSVPERIVTSAELATRFGVDEHWVVSRCGIRERRAVDPGQTTASLAVEAGRRALEKAGLTGADIAHLIVATATPEQPSPATSAFVHHELGIAGSAHDVNSECAGFVYGLVSAMALIAIDPRPILLIGSDTHTLTANPADRDLSILVGDGAGAVVLQPGPENRVKAWNLGADGACTGSLKVLAGGSRMPTTQETLDAGLHYAQINGNEIYLNAVRYTVRTVRETLESAKVDAADIDHVVPHQANIRIINSILSHTGLRQEALITNLQKYGNTASASIPIALTEALEEGRIKSGDKVLLAGFGAGMTWGSILMEWGGVAA, from the coding sequence GTGACCGGCTTCGACATCACCGGGTGGGGCATGTCCGTACCCGAACGCATCGTCACCAGCGCCGAACTCGCGACACGCTTCGGCGTCGACGAGCACTGGGTCGTCAGCCGCTGCGGCATCCGCGAGCGGCGGGCGGTCGACCCGGGGCAGACCACCGCCTCCCTGGCCGTCGAGGCCGGCCGGCGCGCGCTCGAGAAGGCGGGCCTGACCGGCGCGGACATCGCCCACCTCATCGTCGCGACGGCCACGCCCGAGCAGCCGTCCCCGGCGACCTCCGCGTTCGTCCACCACGAACTGGGGATCGCGGGCAGCGCGCACGACGTCAACTCCGAGTGCGCGGGCTTCGTCTACGGGCTCGTGTCCGCCATGGCGCTGATCGCCATCGACCCCCGGCCGATCCTGCTGATCGGCTCCGACACCCACACCCTGACGGCCAACCCGGCCGACCGGGACCTGTCCATCCTCGTCGGCGACGGCGCGGGCGCCGTCGTCCTCCAGCCGGGCCCCGAGAACCGGGTCAAGGCCTGGAACCTGGGCGCCGACGGGGCCTGCACCGGCTCCCTCAAGGTCCTCGCCGGCGGCAGCCGGATGCCCACCACCCAGGAGACCCTGGACGCGGGCCTGCACTACGCGCAGATCAACGGCAACGAGATCTACCTCAACGCCGTCCGCTACACCGTCCGCACGGTCCGCGAGACGCTGGAGAGCGCCAAGGTGGACGCCGCGGACATCGACCACGTCGTACCGCACCAGGCCAACATCCGGATCATCAACTCGATCCTGTCCCACACCGGCCTGCGGCAGGAGGCTTTGATCACCAACCTCCAGAAGTACGGGAACACCGCCTCGGCGTCGATCCCGATCGCACTGACCGAGGCCCTCGAGGAGGGCCGGATCAAATCCGGTGACAAGGTCCTGCTGGCCGGCTTCGGAGCAGGCATGACCTGGGGTTCGATCCTGATGGAGTGGGGCGGTGTCGCGGCATGA
- a CDS encoding flavin-containing monooxygenase translates to MTSILEPAKDGGARTGTEKRPGGHGPTRHLRVAVIGTGFSGLGTAVRLLQSGIDDFLVFERADEVGGTWRDNSYPGCACDVMSHLYSFSFARNPNWKSTFASRDELFAYLRDTADRFGVRPHIRFGHELQAARWDEGERHWRIETSQGQYTAQFLVTGTGYLSEAAVPDIKGLAEFEGKVFHSSNWDHDHELAGRRVAVIGTGASAIQFVPKIQPEVGQLDLYQRTPAWIGPKPDKANSPLHTAMLRSLPGYQQFRRGFNMWGREILAFFWKRPKLAEKVQKMASDHLEKSVADEALRKRLTPDYLVACKRLLFSNTWYPAIQQPNVEVVTDGIAEVRAKSIVGTDGVEREVDTIILGTGFQATDRPVARRIWGRDGVQLREAWKDGMAAHRGTTIAGFPNLFMLLGPNTALGHSSQTVMIEAQVQYVVDSLRQAAERGLSSIEVRREAQDAYNRKLDKHLEGTVWMSGGCKSWYLDSAGRNTSIFPTYTWRFRRGTKRLDLSEYQLASQVRSTKPVPHQ, encoded by the coding sequence GTGACGAGCATTCTCGAACCGGCCAAGGACGGCGGGGCACGTACGGGCACCGAGAAGCGTCCCGGCGGCCACGGCCCGACCCGGCACCTGCGGGTCGCGGTCATCGGCACCGGGTTCTCGGGTCTGGGCACCGCCGTCCGGCTGCTGCAGTCGGGCATCGACGACTTCCTGGTGTTCGAGCGGGCCGACGAGGTCGGCGGCACCTGGCGCGACAACAGCTATCCGGGGTGTGCGTGCGACGTCATGTCCCACCTCTACTCGTTCTCCTTCGCCCGGAACCCGAACTGGAAGTCGACGTTCGCCTCGCGGGACGAGCTGTTCGCGTATCTGCGCGATACGGCCGACCGTTTCGGCGTGCGCCCGCACATCCGGTTCGGGCACGAGCTTCAGGCCGCCCGCTGGGACGAGGGCGAGCGGCACTGGAGGATCGAGACCTCGCAGGGCCAGTACACCGCGCAGTTCCTGGTGACCGGCACGGGCTACCTCAGTGAGGCGGCCGTGCCGGACATCAAGGGCCTTGCCGAGTTCGAGGGCAAGGTCTTCCACTCCTCGAACTGGGACCACGACCACGAGCTGGCGGGCCGGCGCGTCGCCGTCATCGGCACGGGCGCCTCGGCGATCCAGTTCGTCCCGAAGATCCAGCCCGAGGTCGGGCAGCTGGACCTGTACCAGCGCACCCCGGCGTGGATCGGCCCCAAGCCCGACAAGGCCAACAGCCCGCTGCACACCGCGATGCTGCGTTCGCTGCCCGGCTACCAGCAGTTCCGGCGGGGCTTCAACATGTGGGGCCGGGAGATCCTCGCGTTCTTCTGGAAGCGCCCCAAGCTCGCCGAGAAGGTCCAGAAGATGGCGAGTGACCACCTGGAGAAGTCGGTGGCGGACGAGGCGCTGCGCAAGCGGCTGACCCCCGACTATCTGGTGGCCTGCAAGCGGCTGCTGTTCTCCAACACGTGGTACCCGGCGATCCAGCAGCCGAACGTGGAGGTCGTCACCGACGGCATCGCCGAGGTCCGTGCGAAGTCGATCGTGGGCACGGACGGCGTCGAGCGCGAGGTCGACACCATCATCCTGGGCACCGGTTTCCAGGCCACCGACCGGCCGGTCGCGCGCCGGATCTGGGGCCGGGACGGTGTGCAGCTGCGTGAGGCGTGGAAGGACGGGATGGCCGCGCACCGCGGTACCACCATCGCGGGCTTCCCGAACCTGTTCATGCTGCTGGGCCCGAACACGGCCCTGGGCCACTCCTCGCAGACCGTGATGATCGAGGCGCAGGTCCAGTACGTCGTGGACTCCCTGCGGCAGGCTGCCGAGCGCGGTCTGTCGAGCATCGAGGTCCGCCGGGAGGCGCAGGACGCCTACAACCGGAAGCTCGACAAGCACCTGGAGGGCACGGTCTGGATGTCGGGCGGCTGCAAGAGCTGGTACCTCGACTCCGCCGGCCGCAACACCTCGATCTTCCCGACGTACACCTGGCGCTTCCGCCGGGGCACCAAGCGCCTCGACCTGAGCGAGTACCAGCTCGCTTCCCAGGTACGCAGCACCAAGCCGGTACCTCACCAGTAG